The nucleotide sequence GCCGCGGAGCGGGCGACCGGGGGCTCGCAGCCGGGGCGTCGAGGCGCGGATTGCGCCAATCGAACCGCTAAAGAACGTGGGGGCCCCCTTGCCGGTAATGACGAGTCTGGGTTCGGCGCAGGCCGCCCCCGGGGAGGTCGACACGGGCCGGCTCCCCGTCGGCGAGACCCGGGACGGGACGGCCGTCGGCCTGCCCGTCGCCGTCGTCAACGGGGCCCGGGAGGGCCCGACGCTCTACCTGCAAGCCGGCAGCGACGGCGACGAGCTCAACGGCGTGGGGGTCGTCCGCCGCGTGGTCCCCCAGCTCGACGCCGCTGAGCTCGCGGGGACGGTGCTCGTGGTCGGCGTCGCCAACTACCACGCCTTCCAGGTGGCCGAGCACCGCAACCCCATCGACGACACCAAGCTCAACCGCGCCTACCCCGGGGACAGCGATGGCACCTCCTCCGAGCGGGTCGCCGCCGCCACCTTCGACGCCGCGACGCGGGCGGACATCGTGCTCGACCTCCACCAGGGGTCGACCTCCCGGATGATCGAGGAGGTCCGGGTGCGGTGTGGCTCCCGACACCGGCTGCACGAGGAGTGTCTCGAGCTCGCGAAGGTCTTCGGCTGTGGCTACGTCCTCGACCAGCGGGGCCCGGACGGCCAGCTCGCCCGGGCCGCCCCGGACGAGGGCGTGCCGACGGTCGACCCCGAACTCGGCGGGTCGGTCGGCTGGGACGAGCGCGCCATCCGGAAGGGAGTCGACGGCGTGTTCAACGTCCTCCGGCACTACGGCTTTCTGGAGGGGCAGGCTGCCACCGAGCGCCAGACCCGGGCCAACGGTTTCGAGCAGTACGGCGCCCCCGCCGGCGGGCTCGTGGACGTCGCGGTCGACCTCGGCGAACGGGTCTCCCGCGGGCAGACGCTCTTTACCGTGACCGACGTCTTCGGTTCGGTCAAGGCGGAGGTGACCGCCGACTCCAGCGGGGTCTTCTGGCGGACCCGCCGGCTCCCCCAGGTCGCCACCGGCGAGTACGTCTGCTCGGTGGGGACCGACGTGGACACGTACTGAGGTGGTCGGGACCGAACCCGGAGCGCGCGGGACAGACTGAAGTCCCGGCCGCCACGAGTGCCGGCAATGGTCGTCGGAGACGTCACGACAGGGACCGAGGTGTTAGTCATCGGGGGCGGCCCGGGCGGGTACGTCGCCGGCATCCGCGCCGGCCAGCTGGGTCACGACGTGACCCTCGTGGAGGCGTCGGAGGTCGGCGGCACCTGCCTCAACGAGGGGTGTATCCCGTCGAAGGCGCTCATCTCCGCTACCGACATCGCCCACCGGGCGGGCGCGGCCGAGCGGCTGGGCGTCCACGCCGAGCCGGCGGTCGACCTCGCGGCGATGGTCGGCTGGAAGGACCGGCTGGTCGGCCGGCTCACGGCGGGCGTCGAGTCGCTGCTCGAGCGGGCCGGCGTCACGGTCGTGGAGGGCCGCGCGGAGTTCAACTCCGGCGAGGAGGTCCGGGTCGTCCACGACGGCGAGGGGCAGGGCTCGGAAACCGTCTCCTTCGAGCACGCCGTCGTGGCGACCGGGAGCCGGCCGGTCGAGCTTCCCTCCGTGTCCTTCGACGGGGACCGCGTGCTCTCCTCGCGGGGCGCGCTCGCGCTGGAGACGGTTCCCGACTCGCTGGCGGTCGTGGGCGCCGGCTACATCGGGATGGAGCTGGCGACGGTGTACGCGAAACTCGGCGCCGACGTCACGGTGCTCGAACAGCTGGAGGGCGCGCTGCCGGGCTACGCGGACGACCTGGCCGAGGTGGTCCGCGAGCGGGCCGAAGAGGTCGGCGTCGACTTCCGCTTCGGCGAGGTCGTCGAGGGCTGCGAGAAACGCCGGCACGAGGTCCGGCTGGAGACCGGCGGGGACGCGGTGACAGCCGAGCGGTGTCTCGTGGCGGTCGGCCGCGAACCGGTCACCGACACCGCCGGCCTCGCGGCCGCGGGCGTCGAGACCGACGACGAGGGGTTCGTGGTCACCGACGAGCAGGGCCGGACCACCCGGGACAGCGTCTTCGCGGTCGGTGACGCGGCCGGCGAGCCGATGCTCGCCCACGCCGCCTTCCGGGAGGGGGAGGTCGCCGCGGAGGCCATCGACGGCCAGCCCGCCGCGCTGGACAACCAGGCCGTCCCCGCAGCGGTGTTCACCGACCCGGAGATAGCGACGGTCGGCATGACGGAGGAAGAGGCCCGCGAGGAGGGGTTCGACCCCGCGGTCGGCGAGATGCCGCTGCGGGCCTCGGGCCGGGCGCTGACGCTGAACGAGCGGGAGGGCTTCGTCCGCGTCGTGGCCGACGCGGAACACGGCTTCGTCCTGGGCGCGCAGGTCGTCGGTCCCGAGGCGTCGGAGCTGGTGGCCGAAGTGACCCTGGCCATCGAGATGGGCGCGACCCTCGAGGACCTGGCCGCGACGGTCCACGTCCACCCCACCCTCTCCGAGGCCGTCCACGAGGCCGCGATGGGCGCGCTCGACCGGAGCATCCACTACTGACACTGCCGGGACCGGACCGGCGCTACTGACTGGCTTCCCCCACCCGCTCCAGCCACCGCCGGGCGCGGCCCTCGGGGGCGTCGGCCACCGCCGCGAGCAGCCGGGCGTCGTACTCGGCCAGGTCCGCGACCGTCTCGATACCTGCCTCCCGGAGCCGGCCGGCGTAGGTCGGGCCGACCCCCTCGACGGTCTCGACGTCCACAGCGCCGTCGACGGTCCCGCCCCCGGTGTCGGACTCACCCCCGCGCCCGCTCGCGGCAGCCTGTGCCCGCTCGGCGACCGCGCGGACGGCCGCGCGGGCCGCGGCCGCGTCGCCGCTCCTCCCGTCGTCGTCCGTTCCGTCGCCGTCTGTCCCGCCGGCGCCGACCCCCCCGGTATCGGGTTCGGCCGCGTCCCGGGCGGCGTACCACTCGCAGACCTCGGGCCACAGCTCCTCGTGGGCCTTCCCGGAGACGGAGATGCCGATGTGGCCCCGGGGGAACTCGACGAGGCGGGTGTCCTCGCTGCCGACCAGGTCGACGACCGGCCGGGAGGAGTCGGCCGGGACGATGTGGTCGTACTCGCCGACGACCGTCAGCAGCGGCACCTCGACGTCCTCGAGGTGGACCGGCCGGCCGTCGAGGGCGTACTCGCCGGCGACGAGATTGTTGTCCTTGTACACCTCGCCGACGAACTCGGCGAAGGCGGCGCCGGCCACGTCGACCCCGTCCCAGATCCACCGCTCCATCCGGGCGAAGTTCTCCACGAAGGCGTCGTCCTCGATGTTCTCGTAGAGCTGGACGTACTTGGTGATGTACTGGTCGACGGGGTCCATCATCGAGAACTCCACCGACAGCAGTTCGGCGGGCATGTTCCCCAGCGTCTCGACGGCCACCTCCGGGTCGAAGTAGGTCGCCCACCGCTCCAGGATCCCGCCGGTGCCCTCGAAGGCAACTGGAGTCGCCATCAGGCCGAGCGTCCTGACCCGCTCGCCCTCGAGCGCGGTGTGCATCAGCGCCATCGTCCCGCCCATACAGTAGCCGAGCAGGTGGACCGCCCCGACCCCGGCGTGCTCGCAGGTCGCGTCGAGTACGTTGTCGAGATAGC is from Salinirussus salinus and encodes:
- a CDS encoding succinylglutamate desuccinylase/aspartoacylase family protein, with amino-acid sequence MTSLGSAQAAPGEVDTGRLPVGETRDGTAVGLPVAVVNGAREGPTLYLQAGSDGDELNGVGVVRRVVPQLDAAELAGTVLVVGVANYHAFQVAEHRNPIDDTKLNRAYPGDSDGTSSERVAAATFDAATRADIVLDLHQGSTSRMIEEVRVRCGSRHRLHEECLELAKVFGCGYVLDQRGPDGQLARAAPDEGVPTVDPELGGSVGWDERAIRKGVDGVFNVLRHYGFLEGQAATERQTRANGFEQYGAPAGGLVDVAVDLGERVSRGQTLFTVTDVFGSVKAEVTADSSGVFWRTRRLPQVATGEYVCSVGTDVDTY
- the lpdA gene encoding dihydrolipoyl dehydrogenase → MVVGDVTTGTEVLVIGGGPGGYVAGIRAGQLGHDVTLVEASEVGGTCLNEGCIPSKALISATDIAHRAGAAERLGVHAEPAVDLAAMVGWKDRLVGRLTAGVESLLERAGVTVVEGRAEFNSGEEVRVVHDGEGQGSETVSFEHAVVATGSRPVELPSVSFDGDRVLSSRGALALETVPDSLAVVGAGYIGMELATVYAKLGADVTVLEQLEGALPGYADDLAEVVRERAEEVGVDFRFGEVVEGCEKRRHEVRLETGGDAVTAERCLVAVGREPVTDTAGLAAAGVETDDEGFVVTDEQGRTTRDSVFAVGDAAGEPMLAHAAFREGEVAAEAIDGQPAALDNQAVPAAVFTDPEIATVGMTEEEAREEGFDPAVGEMPLRASGRALTLNEREGFVRVVADAEHGFVLGAQVVGPEASELVAEVTLAIEMGATLEDLAATVHVHPTLSEAVHEAAMGALDRSIHY
- the phaC gene encoding class III poly(R)-hydroxyalkanoic acid synthase subunit PhaC, whose product is MTRDAGWDGCRRAADVLRKLGVAPDRLKTLLTAEVGHTPSEVVYEENTLELHHYEPDERRHEAPVLVVYALVNRPYILDLQPDRSVVRRLLEGGFDVYLLDWGEPTRLDATLDMGDYVGRYLDNVLDATCEHAGVGAVHLLGYCMGGTMALMHTALEGERVRTLGLMATPVAFEGTGGILERWATYFDPEVAVETLGNMPAELLSVEFSMMDPVDQYITKYVQLYENIEDDAFVENFARMERWIWDGVDVAGAAFAEFVGEVYKDNNLVAGEYALDGRPVHLEDVEVPLLTVVGEYDHIVPADSSRPVVDLVGSEDTRLVEFPRGHIGISVSGKAHEELWPEVCEWYAARDAAEPDTGGVGAGGTDGDGTDDDGRSGDAAAARAAVRAVAERAQAAASGRGGESDTGGGTVDGAVDVETVEGVGPTYAGRLREAGIETVADLAEYDARLLAAVADAPEGRARRWLERVGEASQ